CTCTCACTAAAAACCGAGCTACGCGCAATCCGCCCCTGTCGTGTCTCTGCACGCGGGACAGTCGTCCTCAATAGCTGGAAGGGTTGTCGTATGGCATCTGTGATCTCAGAACTTGCTACGATAAGATCAGATTGGGTGACTGGCATCACGTTTGTGGAGAGAGGACCCCATCGCCGGCCTTCTGTGTATTCTTCGATAACCGCGAATTCAGGGGCATTCCTTTTGATTAGAACTAGCCTGAACCGATTAAGAAGCATCGCGCGTCGTTGCATGATGAGGATATCTCCTTCTTCAGCACGATTCCGCAGAGGCTGAAATCCATCGGTTATTCGACTTTCTGGAGAGCGTGTTCCTCCCCACGTCTGAAATTGGTATCGAACAACTCCGTTTGCCAGATGTATTGTGCCGACAAACATCTCGACGAGCAAGTGCCGGTCGACCGTCGGTTCGTTTGGGTTTGTCCTGTTTTCATCCAAAACTGGCAGGAATCGTCTTAGATCCTTCGGTAGGACCATACCGGCTTGGTGGCCGATTGCTCCCCCGGTGTCGTTATGCGCAAGACGCTTGAAGAATGGAGCATCCCATTCCGGAGATTGGAGGAAGGTTAGGAT
This DNA window, taken from Oleiharenicola lentus, encodes the following:
- a CDS encoding HNH endonuclease; amino-acid sequence: MSILTFLQSPEWDAPFFKRLAHNDTGGAIGHQAGMVLPKDLRRFLPVLDENRTNPNEPTVDRHLLVEMFVGTIHLANGVVRYQFQTWGGTRSPESRITDGFQPLRNRAEEGDILIMQRRAMLLNRFRLVLIKRNAPEFAVIEEYTEGRRWGPLSTNVMPVTQSDLIVASSEITDAIRQPFQLLRTTVPRAETRQGRIARSSVFSERVRREYSRRCAVSGIVIATPTELYEAESAHVVPLSEGGTDDIRNGFALSQTLHWAFDKGLFGISHTRRIYIPRRVSAMTVNSYLNQFAGCEINEASTPALRVHPDAFRWHFEKMVTQWD